Proteins from one Desulfonema limicola genomic window:
- a CDS encoding sulfite exporter TauE/SafE family protein, with translation MEYTWIAFPAGILIATVASAIGIGGGVLWMPFLLVVLNIRPDTAVLTSLMIQTAGMGSSSTAFFMQKRIDFRLALLFLMVALPGIFSGAYLLKHIKPSHMEMILGILVMTTAFLFVSSNQKYEDIGKNRAEIKTAFRYSWVTVFASIITGMLSISMSEWLIPLMRTRLSLKMSSAIATCIFIAFGTCIISSSMHIVLGGKASLTAVCWGVPGVIIGGQIGPRIIKRINERILKEVFIFLLTLVGIHLIYNAF, from the coding sequence ATGGAATATACATGGATTGCATTTCCAGCAGGTATTTTGATTGCAACAGTTGCCTCAGCAATAGGTATTGGAGGCGGAGTCTTGTGGATGCCTTTTTTGCTGGTTGTCCTTAATATCCGGCCTGATACTGCAGTTTTGACATCTCTTATGATTCAAACTGCCGGAATGGGATCAAGCAGTACTGCATTTTTTATGCAGAAACGCATAGATTTCAGGCTGGCTTTATTGTTTCTTATGGTTGCTCTGCCTGGAATATTTTCAGGAGCATACCTGCTGAAACATATTAAACCATCTCATATGGAAATGATTCTGGGTATCCTGGTTATGACCACAGCTTTTCTTTTTGTCTCTTCAAACCAGAAATATGAGGATATTGGAAAAAACAGGGCAGAGATTAAAACCGCATTCCGCTACTCCTGGGTAACTGTTTTTGCATCTATTATTACCGGCATGTTAAGCATAAGCATGAGCGAGTGGCTCATACCTCTTATGAGAACCAGGTTATCATTAAAAATGAGCAGTGCTATTGCAACCTGTATTTTTATTGCATTTGGAACCTGTATCATTAGTTCGTCCATGCACATTGTTTTAGGGGGGAAAGCCAGCCTTACTGCTGTCTGCTGGGGAGTTCCAGGGGTAATTATAGGCGGACAGATAGGCCCCAGGATTATAAAAAGAATTAATGAAAGAATCTTAAAGGAGGTCTTTATATTTCTTTTAACCCTGGTAGGAATCCATCTTATATATAATGCGTTTTAA
- a CDS encoding protein kinase domain-containing protein, with protein MEHTAISYNECSQMLTDIEQKCFKQFLTSYSDNGKYLVKEHLVSGGMGSVLKVMDQNLKRPSAMKILQPSLRNNEANLNNFIAEAKITGLLEHPNIIPVHDLGLNPDNGIFFTMKLAQGEALIDILKKIKSGEQEYAEKYNLFSLLDIFVKVCNAVSFAHSKDIIHQDIKPHNIMIGPYGEVLLMDWGIGRFIGDPEKEQDPFKKEILKEIQFLSKETKGKIVGTPSYMAPEQIRGDPLLVDKLTDIFLLGATLYHITALEYPYHGKDSYETLCKAARGNPVPPEKRNPSRQIPFELSRIIQKAMSIWKEERYQSVEEMKEDIEALCSGKWFQYQKKKFKPGSVLIKENEAGDEAYLILNGRVRIFKEVNNQKIELGIHSQGDIVGEMALVNNKKRSASVEALEETEVAVLNSEILLQNLKNMPPYMEKILLSISSRLRDANNRIHPNLNKDCTYLVLKQIRLLYSDPARPKGFLPLEASVKEIAGDLGLSKKRIIKALSTAVRAGVIICKNNKIMIPDMDELINFTELTRICSNQDMQCV; from the coding sequence ATGGAACACACCGCTATTTCCTATAATGAATGTTCTCAAATGCTTACTGATATTGAACAAAAGTGTTTTAAACAATTTTTAACAAGTTATTCAGATAATGGCAAATATCTTGTTAAAGAGCATCTTGTATCAGGAGGCATGGGTTCTGTTTTAAAGGTTATGGATCAGAATTTAAAACGGCCCTCAGCCATGAAAATTTTACAGCCTTCTTTGAGAAACAATGAAGCAAATCTTAATAATTTTATTGCTGAAGCCAAAATTACAGGTCTGCTTGAACATCCAAATATAATTCCTGTACATGATCTTGGTTTAAATCCTGATAATGGTATTTTTTTTACCATGAAGCTGGCTCAGGGAGAAGCTCTGATTGATATTTTAAAAAAAATAAAATCAGGAGAACAGGAATATGCTGAAAAATACAATCTGTTTTCTCTGCTGGATATTTTTGTAAAGGTTTGTAATGCTGTTTCCTTTGCCCATTCAAAAGACATAATTCATCAGGATATTAAACCCCATAATATAATGATAGGCCCCTATGGAGAGGTTTTGTTAATGGACTGGGGTATTGGCAGGTTTATCGGAGACCCTGAAAAGGAGCAGGACCCTTTTAAAAAAGAGATACTTAAAGAGATTCAATTCCTTTCAAAGGAAACAAAAGGCAAGATTGTTGGAACTCCTTCATATATGGCTCCTGAACAAATCAGGGGCGATCCTTTGCTGGTGGATAAATTGACTGATATTTTCCTTCTGGGTGCAACATTGTATCATATTACAGCACTGGAATATCCTTATCATGGAAAGGATTCCTATGAAACCCTGTGCAAGGCAGCAAGGGGCAACCCTGTGCCTCCTGAAAAACGGAATCCGTCCAGGCAGATTCCTTTTGAATTATCCAGGATAATTCAAAAGGCCATGTCAATATGGAAAGAAGAACGGTACCAGAGTGTGGAAGAGATGAAAGAAGATATTGAAGCTCTTTGTTCTGGTAAATGGTTTCAATATCAGAAAAAAAAATTTAAACCAGGCTCTGTTTTGATAAAAGAAAATGAAGCTGGAGATGAAGCATATCTTATTTTAAACGGCAGGGTCAGAATTTTTAAAGAGGTTAATAATCAAAAAATAGAGCTGGGTATCCACTCCCAGGGGGATATTGTTGGTGAAATGGCTTTGGTGAATAATAAAAAACGGTCTGCTAGTGTTGAGGCTCTGGAGGAAACAGAAGTGGCTGTGCTTAACAGTGAAATTCTTTTGCAGAATTTAAAAAACATGCCTCCGTATATGGAAAAAATTCTATTATCAATAAGCAGCCGTTTAAGGGATGCAAATAACAGGATTCACCCAAACTTAAATAAAGACTGTACCTATTTGGTATTAAAACAGATCCGGCTCTTATATTCCGATCCTGCAAGACCTAAGGGATTTTTACCGTTAGAGGCTTCTGTTAAAGAAATAGCAGGGGATCTTGGATTATCAAAAAAAAGAATCATAAAAGCATTGTCAACTGCTGTTAGAGCAGGAGTAATTATTTGTAAAAATAATAAAATAATGATTCCTGATATGGATGAATTAATCAATTTTACAGAATTAACCAGGATATGCAGTAATCAGGATATGCAATGTGTATAA